A single Candoia aspera isolate rCanAsp1 chromosome 9, rCanAsp1.hap2, whole genome shotgun sequence DNA region contains:
- the HOATZ gene encoding cilia- and flagella-associated protein HOATZ, whose amino-acid sequence MAASPAPAPPPSPSGAPLAFAGSSERDVALAKSFWNSVTLQPPLESRLDPRRGSVCSCLRRSSEATATAGTRGGGPAGRGGAGRGGGRAAEPLPRAGGSEPGGLARGRQPRRRARPLPRPAFRVSRFAWLAERGGGGGLPGRAPSARPAGRCCAGAERAQRRRAAGQEWRAAQPPPEVPAASPPFPFRPVSPSPSKRPAARVCVPGQAELAATFFLFLGTAIPSAASSANDHREEDRPSETEKDGWKGQCLEKAKKREEIIALLKKQREERILKEMLSRPHKPKGKTQQSSRKEKEESSDLEDEESVKALP is encoded by the exons ATGGCCGCCTCGCCGGCGCCGGCGCCGCCGCCCTCGCCCTCGGGCGCCCCGCTGGCCTTCGCCGGCTCCAGCGAGCGGGACGTGGCGCTGGCCAAGTCCTTCTGGAACTCGGTCACCCTGCAGCCGCCGCTCGAGTCCCGCCTGGACCCGCGCCGCGGCTCGGTCTGCAGCTGCTTGCGGAGGAGCTCGGAGGCCACCGCCACGGCGGGTACCCGCGGCGGCGgcccggcggggcggggcggggcggggcggggcggggggcgcgCGGCGGAGCCCCTCCCGCGGGCAGGGGGCTCGGAGCCCGGGGGGCTCGCGCGGGGCCGGCAGCCGCGCCGCCGAGCGCGCCCGCTTCCCCGCCCCGCGTTTCGCGTTTCGCGTTTCGCGTGGCTGGCGGAGCGCGGGGGAGGCGGAGGGCTCCCCGGCCGCGCCCCCTCCGCTCGGCCGGCGGGGAGATGCTGCGCCGGTGCTGAGCGCGCGCAGAGGCGGCGCGCGGCGGGACAGGAATGGCGGGCCGCGCAGCCCCCTCCGGAGGTTCCTGCTGCTTCGCCTCCTTTCCCTTTCCGGCCCGTTTCCCCTTCGCCTTCGAAGAGGCCCGCGGCCAGGGTCTGCGTCCCCGGGCAAGCGG AACTTGCtgcaacattttttctttttttagggacAGCCATCCCTTCTGCTGCATCCTCAGCGAATGACC ACAGAGAAGAAGACCGACCCTCGGAAACTGAGAAAGATGGATGGAAAGGGCAATGCCTTGAGAAG gctaaaaaaagagaagaaataattgCCTTACTGAAAAAACAAAGGGAAGAGAGGATCTTG aaagaGATGCTATCTCGTCCGCataagccaaagggcaaaacgcAGCAAAG ttccagaaaggagaaggaagaatcaTCTGACCTAGAGGATGAAGAAAGTGTAAAGGCTTTGCCTTGA
- the BTG4 gene encoding protein BTG4, with protein MRDEIAATVVFITRLAKKHSKLNKRQMERLASTLTTILFERYKNHWYLDNPTKGQGFRCIRLNHSQAKDPLLEQACVESGVDFHSLGLPKEMTIWIDPFDVCCRCGEKNPAFTVAHFTGQENDHDISQGIRQAVEKASSDHYSGTSSDEDSITVEPKNIPTISNPNSIYQCNDLFPLWSQYSRRRCYVPDGVQPNPSAAYSYLQYKGYKACHPSLPFSCPRVDRYHWVSSSR; from the exons ATGAGGGATGAAATAGCAGCCACCGTCGTCTTCATCACCCGCCTGGCCAAAAAACACAGCAAGCTGAATAAGCGGCAGATGGAAAGGCTTGCCTCCACACTGACAACGATTCTCTTCGAGAGGTATAAAAACCACTGGTATCTCGACAACCCCACCAAAGGACAAGGCTTCCG GTGCATCCGGCTAAACCACTCCCAGGCAAAGGATCCTCTGCTGGAGCAGGCATGCGTCGAGAGCGGCGTGGACTTCCACAGCCTGGGTCTGCCCAAAGAGATGACTATCTGGATTGACCCGTTTGATGTCTGTTGCAG ATGCGGCGAGAAAAACCCAGCTTTCACCGTGGCTCACTtcacaggccaagagaatgaccacGACATCTCTCAGGGCATCCGGCAGGCGGTGGAAAAGGCCTCCTCCGATCACTACTCCGGCACCTCTTCTGATGAAGACAGCATCACTGTGGAGCCCAAAAACATTCCGACCATTAGCAACCCCAACAGCATCTACCAG TGCAATGACCTGTTCCCACTCTGGTCTCAGTATTCTCGCCGAAGATGTTATGTTCCTGATGGGGTCCAACCAAATCCCTCTGCTGCTTACTCGTACCTCCAGTACAAAGGCTACAAAGCCTGTCACCCCTCACTGCCGTTCAGCTGCCCGCGAGTGGACAGGTATCACTGGGTCAGTTCCAGTCGATAA